In Capsicum annuum cultivar UCD-10X-F1 chromosome 11, UCD10Xv1.1, whole genome shotgun sequence, one genomic interval encodes:
- the LOC107867398 gene encoding alpha-xylosidase 1, with product MKFSFSFSLIHLLLVLIICITCVNLVQTTPTKIGNGYSLIAIEESPDGGLIGYLKVKKKNNVYGPDIPDLQLYVKHESDNRLRIHITDAEKQRWEVPYNLLPRESAPSLKQTIGKSRKSQFPLGSSQYSGNELMFSYTTDPFTFSVKRKSNGQTLFNTSSEDSDPYSNLVFKDQYLEISTKLPKDASLYGLGENTQPHGIKIYPNDPYTLYTTDQSAINLNMDLYGSHPMYMDMRNVKGEAYAHAVLLLNSNGMDVFYRGNSLTYKVIGGVLDFYFFAGPTPLAVVDQYTQFIGRPAPMPYWSFGFHQCRWGYHNLSVIEDVIANYKKAKIPLDVIWNDDDHMDGKKDFTLNPVNYPGPKLRAFLEKIHAEGMHYVVINDPGIGVNKSYDTYQRGIANDVFIKYEGKPFIAQVWPGAVHFPDFLNPKTVEWWGDEIRRFHELAPIDGLWIDMNEVSNFCTGLCTIPEDRICPNGTGPGWICCLDCKNVTKTKWDDPPYKINASGIQAPIGYKTIATSATHYNGVREYDAHSLYGFSETIATHKGLQALEGKRPFILSRATFVGSGHYAAHWTGDNKGTWEDLKYSISTVMNFGMFGVPMVGSDICGFYPAAPPLEELCNRWIEVGAFYPFSRDHANYYSPRQELYQWKSVAKSARNALGMRYKLLPYFYTLNYEAHKTGAPIVRPLFFTFPNIPELYELSTQFLVGSSVMVSPVLEKAKTKVSALFPPGTWYSLFDMTQAIVSKEPHYRSLDAPLNVVNVHLYQNTIIPMQRGGMLTKHARMTPFTIIVAFPLGASQGEAKGNLYLDEDELPEMKLGNGKSTYMDFYATATNGTVKIWSEVQESKYALDKGWYIEKVTVLGLNAIGGAFEILSDGTKVEDTSKVAFASEEHKYIDKLEDGGHKKSMMLDIKGLELPIGKNFAMSWKMGN from the exons ATGaagttttctttttccttctcatTAATACACTTGTTGTTAGTCTTGATAATATGCATAACTTGTGTAAATTTGGTTCAGACAACTCCAACTAAGATTGGTAATGGCTATAGTTTGATAGCCATTGAAGAGTCACCAGATGGTGGTCTTATTGGTTACCTTAAAGTTAAGAAGAAAAACAATGTTTATGGTCCTGATATTCCTGACTTGCAGCTCTATGTCAA GCATGAGTCCGATAATCGATTGAGGATTCATATAACAGATGCAGAGAAGCAAAGATGGGAAGTACCATATAATTTACTACCAAGAGAATCAGCTCCATCACTCAAACAAACAATTGGCAAATCAAGAAAAAGCCAATTTCCCCTTGGTTCCTCACAATACTCAGGAAATGAGTTAATGTTTAGTTACACAACTGATCCATTCacattttctgtgaaaagaaaatCAAATGGGCAAACACTTTTCAACACAAGTAGTGAAGATTCAGACCCTTATAGCAACTTGGTATTTAAAGATCAATATCTTGAAATATCAACGAAGTTACCTAAAGATGCTTCACTATATGGTCTAGGTGAAAATACACAACCCCATGGTATTAAAATTTACCCAAATGACCCTTACACATTGTACACAACAGATCAATCAGCAATCAATTTGAACATGGATTTGTATGGTTCACATCCAATGTACATGGATATGAGAAATGTGAAAGGTGAAGCTTATGCACATGCAGTTTTGTTGTTGAATAGTAATGGTATGGATGTGTTTTACAGAGGGAATTCATTGACATACAAAGTCATTGGTGGTGTTTTGGACTTTTACTTCTTTGCTGGTCCTACACCTCTTGCTGTTGTTGATCAATATACTCAATTCATAGGCAGGCCAGCTCCTATGCCCTATTGGTCCTTTG GTTTCCATCAATGCAGATGGGGTTACCACAACTTATCTGTAATTGAAGATGTTATTGCCAATTACAAGAAAGCCAAAATCCCTCTTGATGTTATATGGAATGATGATGATCATATGGATGGGAAAAAAGATTTCACCCTCAACCCTGTCAATTACCCTGGGCCAAAGTTGAGAGCATTCTTGGAGAAAATTCATGCTGAAGGAATGCACTATGTTGTGATCAATGATCCGGGAATCGGTGTTAACAAAAGTTATGATACTTACCAAAGAGGTATAGCCAATGATGTCTTCATCAAGTACGAGGGAAAGCCGTTTATAGCACAAGTTTGGCCTGGTGCCGTTCACTTCCCTGACTTCCTCAACCCGAAAACAGTTGAGTGGTGGGGTGATGAGATTCGCCGGTTCCATGAACTTGCTCCTATTGATGGACTTTGGATTGATATGAATGAAGTTTCTAACTTTTGTACTGGTTTGTGTACGATCCCGGAGGACAGGATATGTCCTAATGGCACTGGTCCTGGTTGGATTTGTTGCTTGGATTGCAAGAATGTAACGAAAACAAAGTGGGATGATCCGCCTTACAAGATAAATGCTTCCGGAATACAAGCTCCCATCGGGTACAAAACGATTGCCACAAGTGCAACTCATTACAATGGAGTTAGGGAATATGATGCTCATAGTCTTTATGGTTTCTCTGAGACCATTGCTACTCACAAGGGTCTTCAAGCGTTAGAGGGAAAACGTCCTTTCATATTGTCACGCGCCACATTTGTTGGTTCGGGACATTATGCTGCACATTGGACAGGGGACAACAAAGGAACTTGGGAGGATTTGAAGTATTCAATCTCTACTGTCATGAACTTTGGTATGTTTGGTGTTCCGATGGTTGGTTCAGACATATGTGGGTTTTATCCCGCGGCTCCACCTTTAGAGGAGCTTTGCAACCGTTGGATTGAAGTAGGCGCGTTCTATCCCTTTTCAAGGGATCACGCGAACTACTATTCACCAAGACAAGAGCTTTACCAATGGAAAAGTGTGGCTAAGTCTGCGCGTAATGCTTTAGGAATGAGATACAAATTGCTACCGTATTTCTACACCTTGAACTACGAAGCACACAAAACTGGTGCACCAATTGTAAGGCCGCTATTCTTCACTTTCCCGAACATTCCAGAGCTTTACGAGTTGAGCACTCAATTCTTGGTAGGAAGCAGCGTCATGGTCTCTCCGGTGCTAGAAAAGGCTAAAACTAAGGTCAGCGCGCTCTTTCCTCCAGGGACTTGGTACAGTTTATTCGACATGACACAAGCCATTGTCTCGAAAGAACCACACTACCGCTCACTTGATGCACCATTGAACGTAGTCAACGTGCATTTGTACCAAAACACCATAATTCCAATGCAACGCGGTGGGATGCTAACAAAGCATGCACGAATGACACCTTTCACCATCATCGTGGCCTTCCCACTCGGGGCATCACAAGGTGAAGCCAAAGGAAACCTTTACCTCGACGAGGATGAGCTTCCAGAGATGAAACTAGGTAATGGGAAGTCAACATACATGGATTTCTACGCGACAGCAACCAATGGAACAGTGAAGATTTGGTCCGAAGTTCAAGAAAGTAAATACGCGTTGGATAAAGGTTGGTATATCGAAAAGGTTACTGTGTTAGGATTGAATGCAATTGGAGGTGCATTTGAGATTCTTTCAGATGGAACTAAAGTTGAAGATACATCAAAGGTGGCATTTGCAAGTGAAGAGCACAAGTATATAGACAAATTGGAAGATGGAGGTCACAAGAAGAGTATGATGCTAGATATTAAAGGACTAGAGTTACCAATTGGTAAAAACTTTGCTATGTCTTGGAAAATGGGGAATTAA